The following coding sequences lie in one Megalodesulfovibrio gigas DSM 1382 = ATCC 19364 genomic window:
- a CDS encoding SAM hydrolase/SAM-dependent halogenase family protein: MNQHITPPDAGAVSQTPGATASAQWKGRRLATEAIRPVIALLTDFGHADPYVAQMKGAILRRAPHVQLVDISHECTPFRLEQAGFFLQVSQNHFPRGTVFVAVVDPGVGTARRIVCLARDGRLFLAPDNGILTQLLDEPGHAAVFDLTPSAEALHAASRTFHARDLFAPLAARLAQGDSPAGIGAALRLEDVVRLASVDPEQREDGALVLRVLHVDRFGNCILNAPVDSWHGTLAAWARLEVHTADGVAHPAVLANTYAELAEGSPLGVLAGSQGYLELALSRASAARKLGLHPGDILTLAAGSPA; encoded by the coding sequence GTGAACCAGCACATCACTCCTCCCGACGCCGGCGCTGTCAGCCAGACCCCTGGTGCGACGGCTTCTGCACAATGGAAAGGTCGTCGTTTGGCCACCGAGGCCATTCGGCCGGTCATTGCCCTGCTGACCGATTTTGGACATGCCGATCCGTACGTGGCCCAGATGAAAGGCGCCATCCTGCGGCGTGCGCCCCACGTGCAACTGGTGGACATCTCGCACGAGTGCACCCCCTTTCGCCTGGAGCAGGCCGGCTTTTTTCTGCAGGTGAGCCAGAATCATTTTCCGCGCGGCACCGTGTTTGTGGCGGTGGTGGACCCCGGCGTGGGCACGGCCCGGCGCATCGTCTGCCTGGCGCGGGACGGCCGACTCTTTCTCGCCCCGGATAACGGCATTCTGACCCAGTTGCTGGACGAGCCCGGCCACGCCGCGGTGTTCGACCTCACGCCGTCGGCCGAGGCCTTGCACGCCGCCAGCCGGACCTTTCATGCCCGGGATCTCTTCGCCCCCCTGGCCGCCCGGCTGGCGCAGGGCGATTCTCCCGCCGGCATCGGCGCGGCCCTGCGTCTGGAAGACGTGGTGCGCCTTGCCAGTGTGGATCCCGAGCAGCGCGAGGACGGCGCCCTTGTCCTGCGGGTGCTGCATGTGGATCGCTTCGGCAACTGCATCCTCAATGCGCCGGTGGACTCCTGGCACGGCACTCTCGCTGCCTGGGCGCGGCTGGAGGTGCACACGGCGGACGGCGTTGCGCATCCCGCGGTCCTGGCGAACACTTATGCCGAGCTGGCCGAAGGCTCACCGCTGGGCGTGCTCGCCGGCAGCCAGGGGTATCTGGAGCTGGCCTTGTCCAGGGCCTCGGCTGCGCGGAAGCTGGGGCTGCATCCTGGGGATATCCTCACCCTTGCTGCCGGGAGTCCGGCCTGA
- a CDS encoding adenosylcobinamide-GDP ribazoletransferase yields the protein MSRLGPARAFSQAAVGASLAWFPGMGLGLGLVQAGLFLVWDLSALGAAQGWLYTALGWWATRGLHWDGLADIADAWGSGARGERFWEICKDSRVGAFGVMGVVLGMGLMAALAGACLDRGLGVALLLAPMLGRSMIVALACVARPLARPGLGGTFLREATAARLAWVLGWTILLWLGVAGMQAWTVLLLALALAAVPCWRLLALGRAQGGLNGDFLGSAALLSELAVLAAWLLAA from the coding sequence TTGTCCCGTCTCGGGCCGGCGCGCGCCTTCAGCCAGGCAGCCGTGGGCGCGTCTTTGGCGTGGTTCCCTGGCATGGGCCTTGGGCTTGGCCTGGTGCAGGCCGGGCTGTTTTTGGTGTGGGATTTGAGTGCCTTGGGCGCAGCGCAGGGCTGGCTGTACACTGCCCTGGGCTGGTGGGCCACCCGTGGCCTGCACTGGGATGGTCTGGCGGACATCGCCGACGCCTGGGGCAGCGGCGCTCGCGGGGAACGATTTTGGGAGATCTGCAAGGATAGCCGCGTGGGCGCGTTCGGGGTCATGGGCGTGGTGCTGGGCATGGGACTCATGGCCGCCCTGGCCGGCGCATGCCTGGATCGGGGCCTGGGCGTGGCCCTGCTGCTGGCGCCGATGCTCGGGCGAAGCATGATCGTGGCCCTGGCCTGCGTCGCGCGTCCCCTGGCCCGGCCCGGCCTGGGCGGCACGTTTTTGCGCGAGGCCACCGCGGCCCGGCTGGCCTGGGTGCTGGGTTGGACAATCCTGCTGTGGCTGGGGGTGGCCGGGATGCAGGCCTGGACCGTCCTGCTGCTGGCGCTGGCCCTGGCCGCCGTGCCCTGCTGGCGGCTGCTGGCCCTGGGCCGGGCACAGGGCGGGCTGAACGGCGATTTTCTGGGCAGCGCGGCGCTGCTGTCGGAACTGGCGGTCCTGGCGGCCTGGTTACTGGCGGCGTAG
- a CDS encoding aspartate carbamoyltransferase catalytic subunit — translation MQHDTARSWRHKDLLDISQLSLEDVLLILDTADYFQEINTRPTKKVPTLKGRSVVLFFAEPSTRTKTSFDVAGKRLSADTFSLAKSGSSLQKGESLKDTALTLQAMRPDAIVIRHEQNGAAEFMANRLECSVINAGDGRHAHPTQALLDAYTLREHWGMMAGKTLCILGDIAHSRVARSNVILLNLMGVNVRLCGPRTLMPYGVETWPVTVYDRVEDAVAGVDAVMCLRLQLERQQAGLLPDLREYAARYCLTAGRLALANAHAQVLHPGPINRGLEIAADVADAPESCILDQVAAGVAVRMALLFLHLTRKG, via the coding sequence ATGCAGCACGACACCGCCCGGTCCTGGCGCCACAAGGACCTCCTCGACATCTCCCAGCTTTCCCTGGAAGATGTCCTGCTGATCCTGGACACGGCCGACTATTTCCAGGAAATCAACACCCGTCCCACCAAGAAAGTCCCCACCCTCAAGGGCCGCAGCGTGGTGCTGTTTTTTGCCGAGCCCAGCACGCGGACCAAGACTTCCTTTGATGTGGCCGGCAAGCGCCTCTCGGCCGATACCTTTTCCCTGGCCAAGTCCGGCTCCAGTCTGCAAAAGGGCGAAAGTCTCAAGGATACTGCCCTCACCCTGCAGGCCATGCGGCCGGATGCCATCGTCATCCGCCACGAGCAGAATGGCGCTGCCGAGTTCATGGCCAACCGGCTGGAGTGCTCGGTCATCAATGCCGGGGACGGCCGCCACGCCCACCCCACCCAGGCCCTGCTGGACGCCTACACCCTGCGCGAGCACTGGGGCATGATGGCCGGCAAAACCCTGTGTATTCTTGGGGATATCGCCCACAGCCGCGTGGCCCGGTCCAATGTCATTCTGCTCAATCTCATGGGCGTGAACGTCCGGCTGTGCGGCCCGCGCACCCTCATGCCCTACGGCGTGGAGACGTGGCCGGTCACGGTCTACGATCGGGTCGAAGATGCCGTGGCCGGTGTGGACGCCGTGATGTGCCTGCGTCTGCAGCTGGAGCGCCAGCAGGCCGGCCTGCTGCCGGATCTGCGCGAATATGCCGCCAGATATTGCCTCACCGCCGGGCGCCTGGCCCTGGCCAATGCGCATGCCCAGGTGCTGCACCCTGGCCCCATCAATCGCGGGCTGGAAATTGCCGCGGACGTGGCCGACGCCCCGGAAAGCTGCATCCTGGATCAGGTGGCCGCGGGCGTGGCTGTACGCATGGCCCTGCTTTTCCTCCATCTTACACGCAAGGGTTGA